A part of Halictus rubicundus isolate RS-2024b chromosome 4, iyHalRubi1_principal, whole genome shotgun sequence genomic DNA contains:
- the LOC143353690 gene encoding uncharacterized protein LOC143353690 isoform X1, which translates to MAAPVIEKKRFFCREWAFVKLSHCLEQRPASKTCGALIVGGPGSGKTALCAELAWPSTSANARHQRSLNRRLLARHFCQARSEASLSPAQFVRSLVAQLLQASSDGIHRASPNSPTPGSTATTTTTNNASTIPLTSREAVAEAYAEKLRTDPEIQAALQPDVLDRDPDDALKKALLFPLLEVEPPKSCLFLLVDSIDEGQTLNPPQTGTRDSRRENENVSRTIAELLANHHHLFPQWLLLVCTARRQSKTISRMFTGFRKISLDDLRKSHVVRDVQQYILARLDQEDALRQHISCDTAEMLNQLHIKSNGCFLYLEKVLDGVAENFIVLREVREIPGTLNGLYLWLCQRLFSRKQFAKVQPLLNVILAAKLPITQEILYKCVKTACTGITMEDFNRRLHLLRRVISVSRAGALMLFHHSFAEWLLDVKHCTQKYLCSAIEGHAMLAAYYTLRGPDLNPDEICVLGQHLQRSITNVATANCNLDVHSLQVLWMVGSGAPIEDCYLDSSECILWPRQEVKLLRLLIDAGAKPSEKVVEDEANKDAVSSSQVSQDVSPMDESPSEPLTELLGESGDINQTDSCGRTVLHTLAADGNASLLELALTTCPQAKLEATDRHGQTPLNLAARHGYADVVRVLLAAGACADHADCDGWTALRAAAWGGHTQVVEMLLEHGAIVDCADWDQRTALRAAAWGGHEDIVKALLQHGADVNRTDDEGRTALIAAAYMGHSEIVEHLLDFGAEIDHADSDGRTALSVAALCVPSNHGYAKVVTILLERGAAVDHQDKDGMTPLLVAAFEGHRDVCELLLEYEADVDHCDATGRTPLWAAASMGHGSVVALLLFWGCYVDSIDNEGRTVLSVAAAQGGTDVVKQLLDRGLDEQHRDNSGWTPLHYAAFEGHIDVCEALLEAGAKIDETDNDGKGALMLAAQEGHYTLVERLLDQHSAPIDQHAHDGKTALRLAALEGHYDTVRVVLAHNADVNAKDADGRSTLYILALENRLAMARFLLEHARADVESRDSEGRTPLHVSAWQGHVEMVALLLTEGAANVNACDNENRTPLHSAAWQGHAAIVRLLLEHGATPDHTCNQGATALGIAAQEGHEHCVRALLNHGADPSHSDHCGRNAIKVAAKSGHDTVVRLLEEHSANQRILRPGINGGGSSSATSVTSNSTAETKPSSAILNPLSTQYSPAESPDSTKRRSCVSLGNNSSNSKSSSNLTGSTKSDQGKFNQNSMVNQVIKTPLSFTQQLQQCSRGAKSRPLSKLLSPLKSEPQSPIYASPPHSPLSDSLIPYSPTNTTSPPSAKTAANVIQSQLGVSLITGNQNVPYKAQLTSYSHTPAIYEPINIKTEIIDKNDISKPFELTNEMLGLNVGKDKKNGLDEKRNSADTHFTRDTHMRIILGNSGAGVGRSVKHTSDHTPASASNAKPKRNGLVSNPAMRLVAGVRNGIENATNRNKPITTRVNGFQWKAEARKETPL; encoded by the exons ATGGCGGCGCCGGTGATCGAGAAGAAGCGATTCTTCTGCCGCGAATGGGCGTTCGTCAAGCTGTCCCATTGCCTGGAGCAGAGGCCAGCCTCGAAGACCTGCGGCGCGCTGATCGTCGGTGGACCAGGAAGCGGAAAGACCGCGCTCTGCGCCGAGCTAGCCTGGCCGTCCACCAGCGCGAACGCTAGACACCAGAGGTCCTTGAACAGGAGACTGCTCGCCAGGCACTTCTGCCAAGCCAGAAGCGAAGCTTCCTTGTCGCCGGCGCAGTTCGTCAGGTCTTTGGTCGCTCAGCTTCTACAGGCTAGCTCGGATGGGATTCACAG GGCGTCGCCAAACTCGCCGACACCCGGCAGCACCGCAACGACAACCACCACCAACAACGCCTCCACGATCCCGTTAACTTCCAGAGAAGCGGTGGCGGAAGCCTATGCCGAGAAACTCCGAACAGACCCAGAGATACAGGCCGCATTGCAACCGGACGTCCTCGACAGAGATCCCGATGACGCGTTGAAGAAGGCACTCCTGTTCCCCCTGTTAGAAGTCGAACCGCCAAAGAGCTGCTTGTTCCTGCTGGTCGACTCCATCGACGAGGGTCAGACCCTGAATCCTCCGCAGACCGGTACCAGAGACTCGAGAAGGGAGAATGAGAACGTTAGTAGGACAATTGCCGAACTGTTGGCCAATCACCACCACCTCTTCCCGCAATGGTTGCTGCTGGTTTGTACTGCTCGACGTCAGAGCAAAACGATCTCGAGGATGTTCACTGGATTCCGTAAGATCTCGTTGGACGATCTGAGGAAGTCCCATGTGGTCCGAGACGTTCAGCAGTACATTCTTGCTCGGCTGGATCAAGAAGATGCGCTCAG GCAGCACATCTCGTGCGACACGGCCGAGATGCTGAACCAGCTACACATCAAGAGCAACGGCTGTTTTCTGTACCTGGAAAAGGTTCTCGACGGCGTGGCCGAGAACTTCATCGTTCTGCGGGAGGTCCGCGAGATACCAGGTACACTGAACGGTCTCTACCTTTGGCTGTGCCAAAGACTCTTCAGCAGGAAGCAATTCGCCAAAGTCCAGCCGCTGCTGAACGTGATTCTCGCTGCCAAATTGCCTATCACTCAAGAGATCCTCTACAAATGCGTGAAAACCGCCTGCACAGGCATCACCATGGAAGACTTTAACCGACGCCTCCATCTCTTACGAAGAGTCATCTCGGTGTCCCGTGCTGGCGCGCTGATGCTGTTCCACCATAGCTTCGCCGAATGGCTGCTCGACGTCAAACACTGTACCCAAAAGTATCTCTGTTCCGCCATCGAGGGCCACGCCATGCTAGCTGCATACTACACCCTTCGCGGGCCAGACCTAAATCCCGATGAGATCTGTGTGCTGGGACAGCACCTCCAACGATCTATTACCAATGTAGCAACCGCGAACTGCAATTTGGATGTTCATAGCCTTCAGGTACTCTGGATGGTTGGCAGCGGAGCACCCATCGAAGATTGCTACCTAGACAGCTCCGAGTGTATCCTTTGGCCCAGGCAAGAAGTTAAACTACTGAGATTACTTATCGACGCTGGAGCTAAACCGTCTGAGAAGGTTGTGGAAGACGAAGCCAACAAGGATGCTGTTTCTTCTAGTCAG GTCTCGCAAGATGTCAGCCCAATGGATGAGTCTCCCAGCGAGCCGTTAACGGAACTACTCGGCGAGAGCGGAGACATCAATCAAACAGACTCTTGCGGACGAACAGTGCTGCACACACTTGCTGCAGATGGTAATGCATCTTTGTTGGAGTTGGCTTTAACAACATGCCCTCAG GCGAAACTGGAAGCTACAGACCGCCACGGTCAGACACCTTTGAACTTAGCCGCCAGACACGGCTACGCAGATGTGGTCCGTGTGCTTCTGGCTGCTGGTGCCTGCGCGGATCATGCGGATTGCGATGGTTGGACCGCCCTCAGAGCTGCAGCCTGGGGAGGACACACTCAG GTGGTCGAAATGCTGTTGGAGCACGGTGCGATAGTGGATTGCGCTGACTGGGATCAACGAACGGCTCTGAGAGCAGCTGCGTGGGGTGGCCACGAAGACATCGTTAAAGCGCTTCTGCAGCACGGCGCCGACGTCAACAGAACGGATGACGAAGGCAGAACCGCTTTAATTGCTGCTGCCTACATGGGTCATAGTGAGATAGTCGAACACCTTCTAGACTTCGGGGCAGAGATCGATCATGCCGATAGCGACGGTAGAACAGCACTCAGTGTCGCTGCTTTGTGTGTCCCTTCCAATCATGGCTATGCAAAG GTGGTCACAATATTACTGGAGAGGGGAGCTGCAGTTGATCATCAAGACAAAGACGGAATGACCCCGTTGCTGGTAGCAGCATTCGAAGGTCACAGAGATGTCTGTGAACTGCTCTTGGAATACGAGGCGGACGTGGATCATTGCGACGCTACTGGGCGCACACCTTTGTGGGCAGCAGCCAGTATGGGTCATGGATCGGTTGTTGCCCTTCTGTTATTCTGGGGATGTTACGTTGACAGCATTGATAACGAGGGCAGGACCGTCCTCAGTGTGGCTGCTGCCCAAGGTGGCACTGATGTGGTGAAGCAATTACTAGACAGAG GCTTAGATGAACAACATAGAGACAATTCAGGCTGGACACCCCTGCACTACGCGGCTTTCGAAGGTCACATTGATGTTTGCGAAGCATTGCTGGAAGCTGGTGCCAAAATTGATGAAACGGACAATGACGGGAAGGGAGCCTTGATGCTTGCAGCGCAAGAGGGACACTATACGCTCGTTGAGAGACTATTAGATCAACATAGCGCACCGATTGATCAACACGCTCACGATGGGAAGACTGCTCTAAG ACTTGCAGCTTTGGAAGGGCATTATGACACTGTCAGGGTAGTATTAGCCCACAATGCTGATGTCAACGCAAAAGACGCGGACGGCAGAAGTACGCTCTACATCCTTGCCTTGGAAAATAGGCTAGCAATGGCACGATTTTTACTGGAACATGCGCGCGCTGATGTAGAaagtagagattcagaa GGAAGAACACCTCTGCATGTGAGTGCTTGGCAAGGACACGTTGAGATGGTAGCCCTACTGTTGACAGAAGGTGCTGCCAATGTAAACGCCTGCGACAACGAGAATCGAACTCCTCTTCATTCTGCAGCCTGGCAAGGACATGCTGCCATTGTCAGACTACTTCTAGAGCATGGAGCTACCCCCGATCATACTTGCAATCAAGGTGCAACAGCTTTAG GTATAGCTGCGCAGGAAGGCCATGAACACTGTGTACGTGCACTTCTAAATCATGGTGCTGATCCCAGTCATTCCGATCATTGTGGCCGAAATGCAATTAAGGTAGCTGCTAAGAGTGGCCATGACACAGTGGTGAGGCTTCTTGAAGAACACTCTGCTAATCAACGAATTCTCCGACCTGGTATTAATGGAG GTGGAAGTAGTAGTGCTACTTCGGTGACCTCCAATTCAACAGCAGAGACAAAACCGTCGTCTGCAATTTTAAATCCTCTCTCTACGCAGTACAGTCCTGCAGAATCGCCAGATTCAACGAAAAGAAGAAGCTGCGTCTCTCTGGGCAATAACTCGAGCAACAGTAAATCTAGCAGCAATTTGACGGGCAGCACAAAAAGCGATCAAGGGAAATTCAATCAGAACTCAATGGTGAATCAGGTAATAAAA ACACCATTATCTTTCACGCAACAACTCCAACAATGCTCGAGAGGAGCAAAAAGCAGACCGCTCAGCAAACTCTTGTCGCCATTGAAAAGTGAACCACAGAGCCCAATCTATGCTTCGCCACCTCATTCGCCATTAAGCGACAGCCTGATACCCTATTCACCTACGAACACCACCAGTCCACCGAGCGCCAAAACTGCAGCGAACGTGATACAAAGTCAGTTGGGGGTTTCCCTGATAACTGGAAACCAGAACGTACCGTACAAGGCGCAGCTGACCAGCTACAGTCACACGCCAGCTATCTACGAGCCGATCAACATAAAGACCGAGATCATCGATAAGAATGACATTAGCAAGCCATTCGAATTGACGAACGAGATGCTAGGCTTAAATGTTGGCAAAGACAAGAAGAACGGGCTCGACGAAAAGAGAAATTCAGCCGATACTCATTTCACTAGAGACACGCATATGAGGATAATTCTGGGGAATAGTGGCGCTGGTGTTGGCAGGAGTGTGAAACACACTTCTGACCATACACCTGCCAG tgcAAGTAATGCAAAACCAAAGCGCAATGGCTTGGTGTCCAACCCAGCCATGAGACTAGTAGCAGGTGTTAGAAATGGAATTGAGAATGCAACTAATAGGAATAAACCCATTACGACGCGAGTAAATGGATTTCAGTGGAAAGCAGAGGCACGAAAGGAAACGCCTTTGTAG
- the LOC143353690 gene encoding uncharacterized protein LOC143353690 isoform X4, with protein MAAPVIEKKRFFCREWAFVKLSHCLEQRPASKTCGALIVGGPGSGKTALCAELAWPSTSANARHQRSLNRRLLARHFCQARSEASLSPAQFVRSLVAQLLQASSDGIHRASPNSPTPGSTATTTTTNNASTIPLTSREAVAEAYAEKLRTDPEIQAALQPDVLDRDPDDALKKALLFPLLEVEPPKSCLFLLVDSIDEGQTLNPPQTGTRDSRRENENVSRTIAELLANHHHLFPQWLLLVCTARRQSKTISRMFTGFRKISLDDLRKSHVVRDVQQYILARLDQEDALRQHISCDTAEMLNQLHIKSNGCFLYLEKVLDGVAENFIVLREVREIPGTLNGLYLWLCQRLFSRKQFAKVQPLLNVILAAKLPITQEILYKCVKTACTGITMEDFNRRLHLLRRVISVSRAGALMLFHHSFAEWLLDVKHCTQKYLCSAIEGHAMLAAYYTLRGPDLNPDEICVLGQHLQRSITNVATANCNLDVHSLQVLWMVGSGAPIEDCYLDSSECILWPRQEVKLLRLLIDAGAKPSEKVVEDEANKDAVSSSQVSQDVSPMDESPSEPLTELLGESGDINQTDSCGRTVLHTLAADGNASLLELALTTCPQAKLEATDRHGQTPLNLAARHGYADVVRVLLAAGACADHADCDGWTALRAAAWGGHTQVVEMLLEHGAIVDCADWDQRTALRAAAWGGHEDIVKALLQHGADVNRTDDEGRTALIAAAYMGHSEIVEHLLDFGAEIDHADSDGRTALSVAALCVPSNHGYAKVVTILLERGAAVDHQDKDGMTPLLVAAFEGHRDVCELLLEYEADVDHCDATGRTPLWAAASMGHGSVVALLLFWGCYVDSIDNEGRTVLSVAAAQGGTDVVKQLLDRGLDEQHRDNSGWTPLHYAAFEGHIDVCEALLEAGAKIDETDNDGKGALMLAAQEGHYTLVERLLDQHSAPIDQHAHDGKTALRLAALEGHYDTVRVVLAHNADVNAKDADGRSTLYILALENRLAMARFLLEHARADVESRDSEGRTPLHVSAWQGHVEMVALLLTEGAANVNACDNENRTPLHSAAWQGHAAIVRLLLEHGATPDHTCNQGATALGIAAQEGHEHCVRALLNHGADPSHSDHCGRNAIKVAAKSGHDTVVRLLEEHSANQRILRPGINGGGSSSATSVTSNSTAETKPSSAILNPLSTQYSPAESPDSTKRRSCVSLGNNSSNSKSSSNLTGSTKSDQGKFNQNSMVNQVVLTETPQQDTGIRYCGWRIVITKKRKSINKFFSFYLSKIKLPHLKK; from the exons ATGGCGGCGCCGGTGATCGAGAAGAAGCGATTCTTCTGCCGCGAATGGGCGTTCGTCAAGCTGTCCCATTGCCTGGAGCAGAGGCCAGCCTCGAAGACCTGCGGCGCGCTGATCGTCGGTGGACCAGGAAGCGGAAAGACCGCGCTCTGCGCCGAGCTAGCCTGGCCGTCCACCAGCGCGAACGCTAGACACCAGAGGTCCTTGAACAGGAGACTGCTCGCCAGGCACTTCTGCCAAGCCAGAAGCGAAGCTTCCTTGTCGCCGGCGCAGTTCGTCAGGTCTTTGGTCGCTCAGCTTCTACAGGCTAGCTCGGATGGGATTCACAG GGCGTCGCCAAACTCGCCGACACCCGGCAGCACCGCAACGACAACCACCACCAACAACGCCTCCACGATCCCGTTAACTTCCAGAGAAGCGGTGGCGGAAGCCTATGCCGAGAAACTCCGAACAGACCCAGAGATACAGGCCGCATTGCAACCGGACGTCCTCGACAGAGATCCCGATGACGCGTTGAAGAAGGCACTCCTGTTCCCCCTGTTAGAAGTCGAACCGCCAAAGAGCTGCTTGTTCCTGCTGGTCGACTCCATCGACGAGGGTCAGACCCTGAATCCTCCGCAGACCGGTACCAGAGACTCGAGAAGGGAGAATGAGAACGTTAGTAGGACAATTGCCGAACTGTTGGCCAATCACCACCACCTCTTCCCGCAATGGTTGCTGCTGGTTTGTACTGCTCGACGTCAGAGCAAAACGATCTCGAGGATGTTCACTGGATTCCGTAAGATCTCGTTGGACGATCTGAGGAAGTCCCATGTGGTCCGAGACGTTCAGCAGTACATTCTTGCTCGGCTGGATCAAGAAGATGCGCTCAG GCAGCACATCTCGTGCGACACGGCCGAGATGCTGAACCAGCTACACATCAAGAGCAACGGCTGTTTTCTGTACCTGGAAAAGGTTCTCGACGGCGTGGCCGAGAACTTCATCGTTCTGCGGGAGGTCCGCGAGATACCAGGTACACTGAACGGTCTCTACCTTTGGCTGTGCCAAAGACTCTTCAGCAGGAAGCAATTCGCCAAAGTCCAGCCGCTGCTGAACGTGATTCTCGCTGCCAAATTGCCTATCACTCAAGAGATCCTCTACAAATGCGTGAAAACCGCCTGCACAGGCATCACCATGGAAGACTTTAACCGACGCCTCCATCTCTTACGAAGAGTCATCTCGGTGTCCCGTGCTGGCGCGCTGATGCTGTTCCACCATAGCTTCGCCGAATGGCTGCTCGACGTCAAACACTGTACCCAAAAGTATCTCTGTTCCGCCATCGAGGGCCACGCCATGCTAGCTGCATACTACACCCTTCGCGGGCCAGACCTAAATCCCGATGAGATCTGTGTGCTGGGACAGCACCTCCAACGATCTATTACCAATGTAGCAACCGCGAACTGCAATTTGGATGTTCATAGCCTTCAGGTACTCTGGATGGTTGGCAGCGGAGCACCCATCGAAGATTGCTACCTAGACAGCTCCGAGTGTATCCTTTGGCCCAGGCAAGAAGTTAAACTACTGAGATTACTTATCGACGCTGGAGCTAAACCGTCTGAGAAGGTTGTGGAAGACGAAGCCAACAAGGATGCTGTTTCTTCTAGTCAG GTCTCGCAAGATGTCAGCCCAATGGATGAGTCTCCCAGCGAGCCGTTAACGGAACTACTCGGCGAGAGCGGAGACATCAATCAAACAGACTCTTGCGGACGAACAGTGCTGCACACACTTGCTGCAGATGGTAATGCATCTTTGTTGGAGTTGGCTTTAACAACATGCCCTCAG GCGAAACTGGAAGCTACAGACCGCCACGGTCAGACACCTTTGAACTTAGCCGCCAGACACGGCTACGCAGATGTGGTCCGTGTGCTTCTGGCTGCTGGTGCCTGCGCGGATCATGCGGATTGCGATGGTTGGACCGCCCTCAGAGCTGCAGCCTGGGGAGGACACACTCAG GTGGTCGAAATGCTGTTGGAGCACGGTGCGATAGTGGATTGCGCTGACTGGGATCAACGAACGGCTCTGAGAGCAGCTGCGTGGGGTGGCCACGAAGACATCGTTAAAGCGCTTCTGCAGCACGGCGCCGACGTCAACAGAACGGATGACGAAGGCAGAACCGCTTTAATTGCTGCTGCCTACATGGGTCATAGTGAGATAGTCGAACACCTTCTAGACTTCGGGGCAGAGATCGATCATGCCGATAGCGACGGTAGAACAGCACTCAGTGTCGCTGCTTTGTGTGTCCCTTCCAATCATGGCTATGCAAAG GTGGTCACAATATTACTGGAGAGGGGAGCTGCAGTTGATCATCAAGACAAAGACGGAATGACCCCGTTGCTGGTAGCAGCATTCGAAGGTCACAGAGATGTCTGTGAACTGCTCTTGGAATACGAGGCGGACGTGGATCATTGCGACGCTACTGGGCGCACACCTTTGTGGGCAGCAGCCAGTATGGGTCATGGATCGGTTGTTGCCCTTCTGTTATTCTGGGGATGTTACGTTGACAGCATTGATAACGAGGGCAGGACCGTCCTCAGTGTGGCTGCTGCCCAAGGTGGCACTGATGTGGTGAAGCAATTACTAGACAGAG GCTTAGATGAACAACATAGAGACAATTCAGGCTGGACACCCCTGCACTACGCGGCTTTCGAAGGTCACATTGATGTTTGCGAAGCATTGCTGGAAGCTGGTGCCAAAATTGATGAAACGGACAATGACGGGAAGGGAGCCTTGATGCTTGCAGCGCAAGAGGGACACTATACGCTCGTTGAGAGACTATTAGATCAACATAGCGCACCGATTGATCAACACGCTCACGATGGGAAGACTGCTCTAAG ACTTGCAGCTTTGGAAGGGCATTATGACACTGTCAGGGTAGTATTAGCCCACAATGCTGATGTCAACGCAAAAGACGCGGACGGCAGAAGTACGCTCTACATCCTTGCCTTGGAAAATAGGCTAGCAATGGCACGATTTTTACTGGAACATGCGCGCGCTGATGTAGAaagtagagattcagaa GGAAGAACACCTCTGCATGTGAGTGCTTGGCAAGGACACGTTGAGATGGTAGCCCTACTGTTGACAGAAGGTGCTGCCAATGTAAACGCCTGCGACAACGAGAATCGAACTCCTCTTCATTCTGCAGCCTGGCAAGGACATGCTGCCATTGTCAGACTACTTCTAGAGCATGGAGCTACCCCCGATCATACTTGCAATCAAGGTGCAACAGCTTTAG GTATAGCTGCGCAGGAAGGCCATGAACACTGTGTACGTGCACTTCTAAATCATGGTGCTGATCCCAGTCATTCCGATCATTGTGGCCGAAATGCAATTAAGGTAGCTGCTAAGAGTGGCCATGACACAGTGGTGAGGCTTCTTGAAGAACACTCTGCTAATCAACGAATTCTCCGACCTGGTATTAATGGAG GTGGAAGTAGTAGTGCTACTTCGGTGACCTCCAATTCAACAGCAGAGACAAAACCGTCGTCTGCAATTTTAAATCCTCTCTCTACGCAGTACAGTCCTGCAGAATCGCCAGATTCAACGAAAAGAAGAAGCTGCGTCTCTCTGGGCAATAACTCGAGCAACAGTAAATCTAGCAGCAATTTGACGGGCAGCACAAAAAGCGATCAAGGGAAATTCAATCAGAACTCAATGGTGAATCAG GTTGTGTTAACAGAAACACCTCAGCAGGACACCGGAATCCGTTACTGTGGCTGGCGAATCGTAATTACCAAAAAGCGAAAgtcaataaacaaatttttctctttttatttgAGCAAAATCAAATTACCTCACCTGAAAAAGTGA